The region TAACGATATTAGGGTAAATAACATACTTTCAAATCCAATAACAAAGACAGATGGAATAACAACAATTAAATCAAAAAAGAGTAACGCATAACTTGTATTCCAACCTAAATATTTATTGGCCAACTTAGCTAAAATCGCACTACCTGCTGTTGTTCCACCACCACGCATGATTAAACCCATCCCAGTTCCCATTAAAACACCTGCACTAACTGCAGCTATCGTGACCTCACTAGCGTGATAAGCCAGTGGTTCAGTTAATTTTAAAAAGACAGATAAAATACCGATAACATATGCTGTAATAAAGATTGTTTTACCATCTAGAAACTTGTACCCAATCACCATCAATACGGCATTAAAACAAATATTTGTGAGAGCTGGGGAAATTCCATTTGTATAATAAAGAATCATGGTCAACCCTGTTACGCCACCTTCACCTAAATTATTGGGCAAAGCAAAAACATTAATTGCCAGTGCAAAAATCAATGCACCTAGTGTAATTTTCAAAAAAGTTAGTATCGTCTCTTTCTGATTACTTTTTACCATTTTAATCCCCTCCTACTTCAAGTTTAACCTAAATAAAAAAAAAACGTACAAGACGCTCTTTCCCTCACAATACTAAATGTTTTATGAATTTGCAAATCACCGTAATGAATTTTTATACATTTTATTTATTAAATTTGGGTCAATAAATAAAAAAGAAGACTAACGTCTCCTTTTTTAATCATCATAATCCCCAGATTCATCAAACTGACTATGATAAAGCTTTTCATAAAAACCTCCGGCAGCTAGCAAACTATCGTGAGTTCCTTGTTCAATGATCTCGCCATCTTTCATCACTAAAATCAAATCAGCTTCTCTAATTGTTGATAATCGATGAGCAATGACAAAACTCGTACGACCTTCCATTACTTTAGCCATTGCTTTTTGAATCAAGGCTTCTAAGCGTGTATCCACAGAACTAGTGGCTTCATCTAAAATTAAAATTTTAGGATCTGAAATAACTGCTCGAGCAATTGTTAATAATTGTTTTTGGCCTAAGGAAACGTTTGAAGCTTCCTCGTCAATCTCCATCTCATATCCTTTTGGCATTGTTTTAATAAAATGGTGAACATTGGCTGTTTTAGCGGCATCTACCACTTCATATTCCGTTGCATCAAGCTTACCGAA is a window of Vagococcus intermedius DNA encoding:
- a CDS encoding YitT family protein: MVKSNQKETILTFLKITLGALIFALAINVFALPNNLGEGGVTGLTMILYYTNGISPALTNICFNAVLMVIGYKFLDGKTIFITAYVIGILSVFLKLTEPLAYHASEVTIAAVSAGVLMGTGMGLIMRGGGTTAGSAILAKLANKYLGWNTSYALLFFDLIVVIPSVFVIGFESMLFTLISLAVSTKVLDFILEGFNPKKTVTIISEKHEVIASEISDKLGRGITVLNGVGYYKKNNKKLLYVVISRAQLLPIQKIINDLDPLAFVIINDAQSVIGEGFTREFFEEDDESPNPNEL